In one Pseudomonas hydrolytica genomic region, the following are encoded:
- a CDS encoding polyamine ABC transporter substrate-binding protein has protein sequence MKAIKQMLGVALCGATLLSGAVQAKELRVYNWADYILPEVPKDFQKESGIRITWDTFETNEALEAKLLTGNSGYDLVIPSNQFLETQIKAGVFAPLDKSKLPNWQNLDPVLLGLLEKNDPGNQYGVPYMYGTVLIGYNPDKVKAALGDDAPVNSWDLVFKPEYMEKLKSCGVAMLDSPTEIIPIALHYLGLDPNSSNPADYDKVTELLLKVRPYVAYFHSAKYMTDIANGDICVAIGYSGSFYQFANRAKEAGNGVVINWRLPKEGAPIWFDTWAIPKSAQNVDEAHAFINHLLEPKVIAPISDFLGYPNPNVPGMQLVGAEIADDADLTPTPELQKSLYVVQPLPQKIERVRTRAWTSIKSGK, from the coding sequence ATGAAAGCCATCAAACAGATGCTCGGCGTCGCCCTGTGCGGCGCCACCCTGCTCAGCGGCGCGGTGCAGGCCAAGGAGCTGCGCGTATACAACTGGGCCGACTACATCCTCCCGGAGGTGCCCAAGGACTTTCAGAAGGAGTCCGGCATCCGCATCACCTGGGACACCTTCGAGACCAACGAGGCGCTGGAAGCCAAGCTGCTCACCGGAAACTCCGGCTATGACCTGGTGATCCCCTCCAACCAGTTCCTCGAAACCCAGATCAAGGCCGGCGTGTTCGCCCCGCTGGACAAGTCCAAGCTGCCCAACTGGCAGAACCTCGACCCGGTACTGCTCGGCCTGCTGGAGAAGAACGACCCCGGCAACCAGTACGGCGTGCCCTACATGTACGGCACCGTGCTGATCGGCTACAACCCGGACAAGGTCAAGGCCGCGCTCGGCGACGATGCGCCGGTCAACAGCTGGGACCTGGTGTTCAAGCCCGAGTACATGGAGAAGCTGAAATCCTGCGGCGTGGCCATGCTCGACTCGCCCACCGAGATCATCCCCATCGCCCTGCACTACCTGGGCCTGGACCCCAACAGCAGCAATCCCGCCGACTACGACAAGGTCACCGAGCTGCTGCTCAAGGTACGCCCCTACGTGGCCTACTTTCATTCGGCCAAGTACATGACCGACATCGCCAACGGCGACATCTGCGTGGCCATCGGCTACTCCGGCAGCTTCTACCAGTTCGCCAACCGCGCCAAGGAAGCCGGCAACGGCGTGGTGATCAACTGGCGCCTGCCCAAGGAAGGCGCGCCGATCTGGTTCGACACCTGGGCCATCCCCAAGAGCGCGCAGAACGTCGATGAAGCCCATGCCTTCATCAACCACCTGCTCGAACCCAAGGTGATCGCGCCGATCAGCGATTTTCTCGGCTACCCCAACCCCAACGTGCCGGGCATGCAGCTGGTGGGCGCGGAGATCGCCGACGATGCCGACCTGACGCCGACGCCGGAGCTGCAGAAGTCGCTGTACGTGGTGCAGCCGCTGCCGCAGAAGATCGAGCGAGTGCGTACGCGCGCCTGGACATCGATCAAGTCGGGCAAGTGA